The following coding sequences are from one bacterium SCSIO 12741 window:
- a CDS encoding ABC transporter ATP-binding protein, translating to MNNWALRMDGIGKSYPTENGELWVLKDIQCEIQAGSITSIVGPSGSGKTTLLGLSAGLDNPSKGRVEILDSSWQDMNEDQRAKFRSQHIGFVFQNFELIPTLTALENVEIPLHLLGQKNATQRAKDLLTQVGLAQRLNHYPTQLSGGEQQRVAIARAFANSPKILFADEPTGNLDEDSGDNIEQLLFNLNREFGTTMVLVTHNLQLANRTDRIIRLKGGKLIADEQPVTQAQ from the coding sequence ATGAACAATTGGGCATTACGCATGGACGGAATAGGGAAATCCTATCCGACCGAAAATGGGGAACTCTGGGTATTAAAAGACATCCAATGCGAAATTCAGGCGGGAAGCATCACCTCTATCGTGGGACCTTCTGGTAGCGGAAAAACTACCCTTTTAGGTTTGAGCGCTGGCTTGGATAATCCCAGCAAAGGTCGGGTTGAAATTCTGGACAGCTCCTGGCAGGATATGAACGAAGACCAAAGAGCCAAATTCCGGAGTCAACACATCGGATTTGTTTTTCAAAATTTTGAACTTATCCCCACTCTTACTGCCCTCGAAAATGTAGAGATCCCACTCCATCTGTTAGGACAAAAAAATGCCACTCAGCGCGCCAAAGATTTGTTAACTCAGGTGGGACTTGCTCAGCGATTGAATCACTACCCTACTCAACTCTCAGGTGGAGAACAGCAGCGGGTCGCTATCGCACGAGCCTTTGCCAATTCACCCAAGATTCTTTTTGCTGATGAACCTACCGGAAACCTCGACGAGGATTCTGGTGACAACATTGAACAGTTGCTTTTTAACCTCAACCGAGAATTTGGCACCACCATGGTTTTGGTCACCCATAACCTACAATTGGCCAATCGCACCGATCGAATTATTCGACTCAAGGGTGGAAAACTGATTGCTGACGAACAACCCGTAACTCAAGCTCAATGA
- a CDS encoding ABC transporter permease produces MTWFQLFKLALQDTRRQRSRLFIFSLAISLGVGAVVAIGSLRYDIEDQVKAEAKEILGADLAIKGNFALPDSVLAPFEAAAEGTARERSLASMVRVKGRKARLVNVRAAEGAFPLYGEIEPLSGEPFEAVKTPGKTVISKNLSNQLQIAEGDSLIIGSRTFVVAGIYDKGPGQSGIAATVAPGLYISFEELEATGLITYGSRVRYSYYYKIPKKQELEPLVEAHEKKINLGGSRLITVAANQRQMSSAYENLLRFLNVIGFISLILGSLAISAAITLYLDAKKHTAALLKCLGFTQDQVLKVYVMQIVLVSLVGGLLGALFGVGLQYLISYVSQEFLPVSIPVFLRPGVLSVGLLLGVLITFSIAWGNIRNLAGVTPIRLLRNQAGEAKSIWVRYSGFIGLFVVLFGAAWWLMGTWLMALIYMGALLLTLLLFFGVSRGLILFSAKLSSLSPSYEWKQGVKNLQRPGNQSTLLILSAGLSLFLVLTLSFVRSSVLSYLSLSEEAQRANVVVFDVTEKQRDSLQTILADNNIIVKEELIMVPMRLTSLKNRSTFDWKKDTTADIPMHIFNREYRVTARDELASNETLEKGIWPAPTPASGRAPVSLESRLAQQMGVELGDVLSFNVYGSIVECEVAAVRSVDFTKFQGGFTVVFPSEVIDDAPKSYAYIARSPDDETFAKAQNALLDRFKNLSLIDLNTIRETLQEVLDKVHFAINFMASLSFITALIVLIITLYLTRFQRIKEAVLLRTLGILRRQLNRINFYEFFILGILALFTGLFLSLAAAWSLMFWVFNLPFNPGLEIASLILPGTLLIILVIGVGVNQSILRVPPLEILRREGA; encoded by the coding sequence ATGACCTGGTTTCAGCTGTTTAAACTGGCTCTTCAAGACACCCGTCGTCAACGGAGCCGCCTGTTCATATTTTCCCTGGCCATATCCTTAGGCGTTGGAGCCGTGGTGGCCATTGGATCCTTACGCTACGACATTGAAGATCAGGTCAAAGCGGAGGCCAAAGAAATTCTGGGAGCCGACCTGGCCATAAAAGGAAATTTTGCCCTACCCGATTCGGTGTTAGCTCCATTTGAAGCAGCTGCGGAAGGAACTGCCCGGGAACGGAGTTTAGCCTCCATGGTCCGCGTAAAAGGGCGCAAAGCTCGATTGGTCAATGTGAGAGCCGCCGAAGGAGCGTTTCCTCTTTACGGAGAAATCGAACCCTTGTCGGGCGAACCCTTTGAGGCCGTGAAGACACCGGGTAAAACAGTTATTTCTAAGAACTTATCCAATCAATTGCAAATTGCCGAAGGGGATTCACTCATCATTGGATCCAGAACTTTTGTGGTGGCTGGTATTTATGACAAAGGTCCCGGACAAAGTGGAATCGCGGCCACGGTTGCTCCCGGTCTCTACATTTCCTTCGAAGAGCTGGAAGCCACCGGATTGATCACCTACGGAAGCCGGGTACGGTACTCCTATTATTACAAAATCCCCAAGAAGCAAGAATTAGAACCCCTGGTAGAAGCTCACGAAAAGAAGATCAACTTAGGCGGTAGCCGTTTGATTACGGTAGCTGCAAACCAGCGGCAAATGAGCTCGGCCTATGAAAACCTACTACGTTTCTTGAACGTGATTGGTTTTATCTCCCTCATTTTGGGCTCCCTGGCCATCTCGGCAGCCATTACGCTGTACCTGGATGCGAAAAAGCATACTGCAGCACTTCTTAAGTGCCTTGGATTTACCCAAGATCAAGTGCTGAAGGTTTATGTGATGCAAATTGTGCTCGTGAGCCTTGTTGGAGGTTTACTTGGGGCTTTGTTTGGTGTTGGCCTTCAATACCTTATTAGTTACGTTTCTCAAGAGTTTCTGCCGGTTTCCATCCCCGTTTTTCTGCGACCCGGAGTACTCTCTGTAGGGCTCCTTCTTGGGGTGTTGATCACCTTTAGTATTGCCTGGGGAAATATTCGCAACCTGGCCGGCGTTACGCCCATTCGATTGTTACGCAATCAAGCGGGTGAAGCCAAATCCATTTGGGTACGATATTCTGGGTTTATTGGACTTTTCGTAGTGCTCTTTGGAGCCGCCTGGTGGCTGATGGGTACGTGGCTTATGGCCCTGATTTATATGGGTGCTTTACTACTTACCCTCTTGTTGTTTTTCGGGGTAAGTCGCGGATTGATTTTGTTCTCTGCCAAGCTCTCTTCTCTATCCCCTTCTTATGAATGGAAGCAAGGAGTAAAGAATTTACAGCGTCCGGGAAATCAATCAACTCTATTGATATTATCCGCCGGACTCAGCTTGTTTTTGGTCCTTACCCTGTCCTTTGTTCGTTCTTCTGTGTTAAGCTATTTATCGCTTTCAGAAGAAGCGCAGCGGGCCAATGTGGTCGTTTTCGATGTAACCGAAAAACAACGTGATTCACTGCAAACCATCCTGGCCGATAACAACATCATCGTCAAAGAAGAATTGATCATGGTGCCTATGCGATTGACTTCGCTCAAAAACAGAAGCACCTTCGATTGGAAAAAAGATACCACCGCTGATATTCCCATGCATATATTCAACCGGGAATACCGGGTGACGGCACGAGACGAATTGGCCTCCAACGAAACTCTCGAAAAAGGAATCTGGCCCGCACCCACACCCGCTTCCGGAAGAGCCCCTGTCTCTTTGGAATCGAGGCTGGCTCAGCAAATGGGCGTTGAATTGGGTGATGTGCTATCGTTCAACGTATACGGCTCCATCGTGGAATGTGAAGTGGCTGCAGTTCGTTCCGTGGACTTTACCAAATTTCAAGGTGGCTTTACCGTAGTATTCCCGAGTGAAGTGATCGATGATGCGCCGAAGTCTTATGCTTACATCGCTCGTTCGCCAGATGATGAAACCTTTGCCAAGGCTCAAAATGCCTTGTTGGATCGCTTTAAAAACCTATCCCTTATTGACCTCAACACCATTCGGGAAACCCTGCAAGAGGTATTGGACAAGGTCCATTTTGCCATCAATTTCATGGCATCATTAAGTTTTATCACGGCTCTGATTGTGCTCATCATCACTTTGTACCTCACCCGATTTCAACGAATCAAAGAAGCCGTTCTTCTGCGTACGCTGGGAATATTGAGAAGGCAACTCAATCGAATCAACTTCTACGAGTTCTTCATCCTGGGTATACTGGCTCTGTTTACCGGGCTGTTTTTATCCTTGGCGGCAGCATGGTCACTCATGTTCTGGGTTTTCAATCTACCGTTTAACCCAGGATTGGAAATTGCATCCCTCATTCTTCCGGGAACACTCCTAATCATCTTGGTTATTGGTGTAGGAGTGAATCAGAGTATTCTGCGAGTACCTCCTTTGGAAATACTGCGTCGGGAAGGGGCTTGA